Proteins encoded by one window of Prosthecobacter vanneervenii:
- a CDS encoding MFS transporter produces MSTPSIPDSTAPWYKQLTGYHWFVLIVASAAWFFDCLDQRLFSLARVPALVELMKLPPTNPDLQAFGKVVTACFLIGWGVGGLIFGALGDKYGRARMLTLTILIYSAFTGLSYFSKTKLDFTIFRFLTGIGVGGVFGLAVALIAETVPNGARTQCLGLLQILSTIGNITAGFAKIGIDSLEASHTITAGSGWRWMFLIGAAPALMIIFTRGYLKEPASWQHLKDTNQLPKGSILAPYASLLASARWRKNLLVGAVIASTGVVGLWAIGEYAVDLQKVAFKQYFEKAGTAPDKIAAEVNNAISVAYLWNMMGAAVGMTLFTNVAKLGRRLAFFLGFSAALTATFLVYWKMSDPISARWMMFLMGTAQLSVFAGFAIYLPELFPSKLRSTGTSFCYNLGRFAAAGGSFFSATLTSGVYGKFAAQDPALPLRYAAMTMCVIFLLGIFILPFAPETKGKPLPEDD; encoded by the coding sequence TGGACCAGCGCCTGTTCTCACTGGCCCGTGTTCCCGCGCTGGTGGAGCTGATGAAGCTGCCGCCGACGAATCCTGATCTGCAGGCCTTTGGCAAGGTGGTCACGGCCTGCTTTCTGATCGGCTGGGGTGTGGGGGGACTGATCTTTGGAGCGCTGGGAGACAAGTATGGACGCGCCCGGATGCTGACGCTGACGATTCTGATCTACTCCGCCTTCACCGGCCTGAGCTACTTCAGCAAGACCAAGCTCGACTTCACCATCTTCCGCTTCCTGACGGGGATCGGCGTGGGTGGTGTTTTTGGCCTGGCGGTGGCCTTGATCGCTGAAACGGTGCCCAATGGTGCACGCACGCAGTGCCTGGGGCTGCTGCAAATCCTGTCCACGATCGGCAACATCACGGCCGGCTTTGCCAAGATCGGCATCGACTCCCTGGAAGCGAGCCACACCATCACCGCCGGGTCCGGCTGGCGCTGGATGTTCCTGATCGGAGCGGCACCTGCGCTGATGATCATCTTCACCCGCGGCTACCTGAAAGAGCCTGCCTCCTGGCAGCACCTGAAGGACACGAATCAACTGCCCAAGGGCAGCATTCTGGCCCCATATGCGAGCCTGCTGGCCAGCGCGCGGTGGCGCAAGAACCTGCTCGTGGGCGCGGTGATCGCGAGCACGGGCGTGGTGGGACTCTGGGCCATCGGCGAGTATGCGGTGGACCTGCAGAAGGTGGCCTTTAAGCAGTACTTTGAAAAGGCGGGAACGGCCCCTGACAAGATCGCGGCGGAAGTGAACAACGCGATCTCCGTGGCGTATCTCTGGAACATGATGGGTGCGGCGGTGGGGATGACGCTTTTCACGAACGTGGCCAAGCTGGGGCGCCGACTGGCCTTCTTCCTGGGATTCAGCGCCGCGCTGACCGCGACCTTCCTGGTTTACTGGAAGATGAGCGATCCGATCTCCGCCCGCTGGATGATGTTCCTGATGGGCACGGCGCAGCTGAGCGTGTTTGCCGGTTTTGCCATCTACCTGCCTGAGCTCTTCCCGAGCAAGCTGCGCAGCACGGGCACGAGCTTCTGCTACAACCTGGGCCGCTTTGCCGCTGCTGGTGGCAGCTTCTTCTCCGCGACGCTGACTTCGGGAGTCTATGGCAAATTTGCTGCCCAGGACCCTGCGCTGCCTCTGCGCTACGCAGCCATGACGATGTGCGTGATCTTCCTGCTGGGCATTTTCATCCTGCCATTTGCACCTGAAACCAAGGGCAAACCGTTGCCTGAGGACGACTGA
- the argA gene encoding amino-acid N-acetyltransferase: MLCYLDGQAVNTNNDPAKPLQRFEDLRGILRYVPQFRQRVFVIAFDGALMTQPGFASLLQDVAVLQSLNIEVVLVFGARAQIRTLAEKRGVPLSNDDGMGRTDAAGLEIAKEAVMRQCSDLMADLTALEMPVAISNALAVHPAGVIDGIDLEYTGRIERVDEESLRALLKADIIPIVPPLGYDGRGATLRLNSDAVAVEVAIALKAAKVIFVAESGITATDGTRLEQLSVAEAREIHKRKEARHDVSMLSKLKYAALACQEGVPRVHIVDGTQDEALLAELFSNEGVGTMIHADDYQQIRKARASDVPALLSMMQQSVDDAALVPRSRDEIQSRIKDFFVFELDGNPVGSVAVHTYEEDGRKIAELACLFVRRSHKNKNHGRKLVAFAEEQARQRGCEVLFALSTQAFRFFEEKMGYTVSGPDALPLSRREKYDKSGRNSKVLVKALK; this comes from the coding sequence GTGTTGTGCTATCTTGACGGCCAGGCAGTGAATACCAACAACGACCCCGCCAAACCCCTCCAGCGTTTCGAAGACCTGCGCGGCATCCTGCGCTATGTGCCGCAGTTCAGGCAGCGTGTCTTCGTGATCGCCTTTGACGGTGCGCTGATGACGCAGCCGGGATTTGCGAGCCTGCTGCAGGACGTGGCGGTGCTGCAGTCCCTGAACATCGAGGTGGTGCTGGTGTTTGGTGCACGGGCGCAGATCCGGACGCTGGCGGAGAAACGGGGCGTGCCCCTGAGCAATGACGACGGCATGGGCCGCACGGATGCCGCCGGACTGGAAATAGCCAAAGAAGCCGTGATGCGGCAGTGCAGCGACCTGATGGCCGACCTGACCGCGCTGGAAATGCCGGTGGCGATTTCCAATGCGCTGGCGGTGCATCCTGCGGGAGTGATCGACGGCATCGACCTGGAGTACACGGGCCGCATTGAGCGCGTGGATGAGGAGTCTCTGCGTGCGCTGCTGAAGGCGGACATCATCCCAATCGTGCCGCCGCTGGGCTATGACGGACGCGGTGCCACGCTGCGGCTGAACTCCGACGCGGTGGCGGTGGAAGTGGCGATAGCGCTGAAGGCGGCGAAGGTGATCTTTGTGGCGGAGTCCGGCATCACGGCGACGGATGGCACGCGGCTGGAGCAGCTCTCTGTGGCGGAGGCCCGTGAGATCCACAAGCGCAAGGAGGCAAGGCATGACGTGAGCATGCTCTCGAAGCTGAAGTATGCCGCCCTGGCCTGCCAGGAAGGCGTGCCGCGTGTGCACATCGTGGATGGCACGCAGGACGAGGCGCTGCTGGCGGAACTCTTCTCCAATGAAGGCGTGGGCACGATGATCCATGCCGACGACTACCAACAGATCCGGAAGGCACGTGCCTCGGATGTGCCTGCGCTGCTCTCGATGATGCAGCAGAGCGTGGACGATGCGGCGCTGGTGCCGAGAAGCCGCGATGAGATCCAGTCCCGGATCAAAGACTTCTTTGTGTTTGAGCTCGACGGCAATCCGGTCGGCTCTGTGGCGGTGCATACCTACGAGGAGGATGGCCGAAAGATCGCGGAGCTGGCGTGCCTGTTTGTGCGGCGGTCACACAAGAACAAGAATCACGGGCGCAAGCTGGTGGCCTTTGCCGAGGAGCAGGCGCGGCAGAGAGGGTGCGAGGTGCTCTTTGCGCTGAGCACCCAGGCGTTCCGCTTCTTTGAGGAAAAGATGGGCTACACCGTGTCCGGACCTGATGCACTGCCGCTGAGCCGGCGTGAGAAGTATGACAAGAGCGGGCGGAACTCGAAGGTGCTGGTGAAGGCGCTGAAGTAG
- the thrC gene encoding threonine synthase, whose protein sequence is MHYLSTRGQTKPHTFSEAVEAGLAPDGGLFLPEKLPSIADKLPAWSKLTYPQLAAEFFTLFAPEISTEEWHQLTAEAYRRFDSPDVAPLKKITDKTYILELFHGPTLAFKDFALQLLGLLYKRQVAHSGKRLSVLGATSGDTGSAAIHGCLGREGITIFILYPNGRVAPLQERQMACTGAENVFAIPVPGTFDDAQRVVKDAFGDTAFANSVNLSAVNSINIARVLAQCVYYIWACLRLPEEARATAEYVVPTGNFGNVLAGWLAQQMGMPAGSFRVATNQNDILHRFFSNGEYRQTDVHPSHAPSMDIQAASNFERFLYYILGQDSARVREVMSQIKSGAPFSIQLPQTSLRSTRMDDEQIVRVIAQMWKDWHYVLDPHTACAFTDMAQDRVSVVLATASPAKFPDVVQQATGTEPTHPTLEALKSKPLKTWPMAADVATVQDFIRQQTSH, encoded by the coding sequence ATGCACTACCTCTCCACCCGCGGCCAGACGAAGCCGCACACTTTCTCTGAAGCCGTTGAAGCTGGTCTAGCTCCCGATGGCGGCCTCTTCCTGCCTGAAAAGCTTCCCTCCATCGCCGACAAGCTGCCTGCGTGGTCAAAGCTCACCTACCCCCAGCTCGCGGCCGAGTTCTTCACCCTCTTCGCTCCCGAGATCAGCACCGAGGAGTGGCACCAGCTCACCGCCGAGGCCTATCGCCGCTTTGATTCGCCGGACGTCGCCCCGCTGAAAAAGATCACCGACAAGACCTACATCCTCGAGCTCTTCCACGGCCCCACCCTCGCCTTCAAAGACTTCGCCCTGCAGCTTCTCGGCCTGCTCTACAAGCGCCAGGTCGCGCACAGCGGCAAGCGCCTCTCCGTGCTCGGTGCCACTTCGGGGGATACCGGCTCCGCCGCCATCCACGGCTGCCTCGGTCGCGAGGGCATCACCATCTTCATTCTCTATCCAAACGGCCGCGTCGCTCCCCTGCAGGAGCGTCAGATGGCCTGCACCGGCGCCGAGAATGTCTTCGCCATCCCCGTGCCCGGCACCTTCGACGACGCCCAGCGCGTGGTGAAGGACGCCTTTGGCGACACCGCCTTCGCAAACTCGGTCAATCTCTCTGCCGTCAATTCCATCAACATCGCCCGCGTGCTCGCACAGTGCGTTTACTACATCTGGGCCTGCCTCAGACTGCCCGAAGAAGCTCGCGCTACAGCCGAGTATGTCGTGCCCACTGGCAATTTTGGCAACGTCCTCGCCGGATGGCTTGCACAGCAGATGGGCATGCCCGCTGGCAGCTTCCGCGTGGCCACCAATCAAAACGACATCCTGCATCGCTTCTTCTCCAATGGCGAATACCGCCAGACCGACGTGCACCCCAGCCACGCCCCCAGCATGGACATCCAGGCCGCGTCCAATTTCGAGCGCTTCCTCTACTACATCCTCGGCCAGGACTCCGCTCGCGTGCGCGAGGTCATGTCCCAGATCAAATCTGGTGCCCCCTTCAGCATCCAGCTCCCGCAGACCTCCCTCCGCTCCACTCGCATGGACGACGAGCAGATCGTCCGCGTCATTGCTCAGATGTGGAAGGACTGGCACTACGTGCTCGATCCCCACACCGCCTGCGCCTTCACCGACATGGCTCAGGATCGCGTCAGCGTCGTCCTCGCCACCGCCAGCCCGGCCAAGTTCCCGGACGTCGTGCAGCAGGCCACCGGTACCGAGCCCACTCACCCCACCCTTGAGGCCCTGAAGTCAAAGCCCCTCAAGACTTGGCCCATGGCCGCGGACGTCGCGACAGTCCAGGACTTCATCCGGCAACAAACAAGTCACTGA
- a CDS encoding efflux RND transporter periplasmic adaptor subunit: MNLVSSAIRYSTYLLAIAGVIAMGIVLQTIRSQETAMPPPPVVPPMKQTADDIAATGILEAKDENVAIGVPIPGLVEAVKVAVNQTVKEGDPLLILDDRELRASLLKQQAAIAIAEANLVVARAQLAKVQDMLDRMKSVTDMRAISQDDLRNRTNDVLVAKAQLQAAEAQLASAKAEVQQTELLIERLTVKAPRAGTILQVNIRAGEYASPSNKQPVLVLGEISTLHVRADVDEQNAMEVAPGKDATFSLKSDSTRKFKAQFVRIEPYVIPKVSLTGASTERVDTRVLQVIYKLEKPKDQALYVGQQVDIFIPRGK, encoded by the coding sequence ATGAATCTCGTCTCCTCCGCCATCCGCTACTCCACCTACCTTCTCGCCATCGCGGGCGTGATCGCCATGGGGATCGTGCTGCAGACCATCCGCAGCCAGGAGACCGCCATGCCCCCGCCTCCCGTCGTGCCGCCCATGAAGCAGACTGCCGATGACATCGCCGCCACCGGCATCCTGGAGGCCAAGGACGAAAACGTCGCCATCGGAGTGCCCATCCCCGGTCTGGTGGAGGCCGTCAAAGTGGCCGTCAATCAGACCGTCAAGGAAGGCGATCCCCTCCTCATCCTCGATGATCGCGAGCTCCGAGCCTCCCTTCTCAAGCAGCAGGCCGCCATCGCCATCGCAGAGGCCAATCTCGTCGTCGCCCGTGCCCAGCTCGCCAAAGTCCAGGACATGCTCGACCGCATGAAGTCCGTCACCGACATGCGCGCCATCAGCCAGGATGATCTCCGCAACCGCACCAACGACGTCCTCGTCGCCAAGGCCCAGCTCCAGGCCGCCGAGGCCCAGCTGGCCTCTGCCAAGGCCGAGGTCCAGCAGACCGAGTTGCTCATCGAGCGCCTCACCGTCAAGGCCCCCCGTGCCGGCACCATCCTCCAGGTCAACATCCGCGCCGGCGAATACGCCTCCCCCTCCAACAAACAGCCCGTCCTCGTCCTCGGAGAGATCTCCACCCTTCATGTCCGCGCAGACGTCGACGAGCAAAACGCCATGGAGGTCGCCCCCGGCAAAGACGCCACCTTCTCCCTCAAGAGCGACTCCACCCGCAAGTTCAAAGCCCAGTTCGTCCGCATTGAGCCCTACGTCATCCCCAAAGTCTCCCTCACCGGCGCCAGCACCGAGCGCGTGGACACCCGCGTCCTCCAGGTCATCTACAAGCTCGAAAAACCCAAAGACCAGGCCCTTTACGTCGGCCAGCAGGTGGATATCTTCATCCCTCGGGGGAAGTGA
- a CDS encoding two pore domain potassium channel family protein, with protein MKQEPGIALQVIRQGGEVVVILLVALGLQMLWGAHWLTGHAFCLAVVAVALAKTVFFFVENLQQILLAVQDNVPYHRVLGLMGVNMAQITLSYALDFWCLETAEAESFSAINAAWSQGEQLFEFFFFSVLNFSFFGFGDVTPQTIPAKLVTMMEVVLAFFTVIFLLSDFVSLKDSLRIRGRDEK; from the coding sequence ATGAAACAGGAACCAGGAATCGCATTGCAAGTCATCCGCCAGGGAGGTGAGGTGGTGGTGATCCTGCTGGTGGCGTTGGGGCTGCAAATGCTGTGGGGTGCGCATTGGCTGACGGGCCACGCATTCTGCCTGGCTGTAGTGGCGGTGGCGCTGGCCAAGACGGTGTTTTTCTTTGTGGAAAACCTGCAGCAGATCCTGCTGGCGGTGCAGGACAACGTGCCCTACCACCGGGTGCTGGGACTGATGGGGGTGAACATGGCGCAGATCACGCTCTCTTATGCGCTGGATTTCTGGTGCCTGGAGACGGCGGAGGCGGAGAGCTTCAGCGCGATCAATGCGGCGTGGAGCCAGGGGGAGCAGCTGTTTGAGTTTTTCTTTTTCAGCGTGCTGAATTTTTCCTTCTTCGGCTTTGGGGATGTGACGCCGCAGACGATCCCGGCCAAGCTGGTGACGATGATGGAGGTGGTGCTGGCCTTCTTCACAGTGATCTTTCTGCTCTCGGACTTTGTGAGCCTGAAGGACTCCCTGCGCATCCGCGGGCGGGATGAGAAATGA
- a CDS encoding sialate O-acetylesterase, which produces MKHATLCLLLLATSLQAEVKLPALFSDGMVLQQTQLVRIWGTADVGEDVKVSFGDQTHSSLTDPSGKWSITLNPMNANAQPADLVVAGKNTVTVKNVLVGEVWICSGQSNMQWTVQQAGKAQEEIAAANFPQIRMFNVERRPSLTPESDCKGAWKEANSTNVGEFSAVGYFFGRHLHQVLKVPVGLINTSWGGTRIEAWTSGEALQERPCAAEMLADWKDAAAKWDGPKEQAAFDQRKAEWQTLVQKIDAENAKLPADKKKPRPPAPRPPDDPNKTQHRPSVLFNGMVAPLIPYAVKGAIWYQGESNQKRAFQYQELLPTMINDWRKQWVDAFSFYIVQLANFGNGKPVATDPGVPDTWAELQEAQTLTAQTLDKCGIAIINDIGEQNDIHPKNKQEVGRRLALWALAKDYGKSGAEYCGPLYLSSVVQGDKVRVQFTHTGSGLKTRDGGEPKSFQISGADQKWVWAKAKIEGNEVVVWSESVPQPVGVRYAWASWPEGANLMNAEGLPASCFRTDDFLPSTLGVVSPFKENAPAKSAPAKP; this is translated from the coding sequence ATGAAACACGCCACGCTCTGTCTTCTCCTGCTCGCGACCAGCCTGCAGGCCGAAGTAAAACTGCCTGCCCTTTTTTCGGATGGCATGGTGCTGCAACAGACCCAGCTGGTGCGCATCTGGGGTACTGCTGATGTGGGCGAGGATGTGAAAGTGTCCTTTGGTGACCAGACGCACAGCTCTCTCACGGATCCGTCAGGCAAGTGGTCGATCACGCTGAATCCGATGAATGCGAACGCCCAGCCCGCCGACCTGGTGGTGGCGGGGAAAAATACGGTGACAGTCAAGAACGTGCTGGTGGGCGAGGTGTGGATCTGCTCCGGGCAGTCGAACATGCAGTGGACGGTGCAGCAGGCTGGCAAGGCGCAGGAGGAGATCGCCGCGGCAAATTTTCCGCAGATCCGCATGTTTAATGTAGAGCGGCGGCCGAGCCTGACGCCGGAGAGCGACTGCAAGGGAGCGTGGAAAGAGGCCAACAGTACAAATGTGGGAGAATTTTCCGCCGTGGGGTATTTCTTTGGCCGTCATCTGCACCAGGTGCTGAAGGTGCCGGTGGGGCTGATCAACACCTCGTGGGGTGGCACACGCATCGAAGCCTGGACCAGCGGTGAGGCACTGCAAGAACGCCCGTGTGCGGCCGAGATGCTGGCGGACTGGAAGGATGCCGCTGCGAAGTGGGACGGGCCGAAGGAGCAGGCAGCTTTTGATCAACGCAAAGCTGAGTGGCAGACGCTGGTGCAGAAGATCGATGCCGAAAATGCCAAGCTGCCAGCGGACAAAAAGAAGCCGCGCCCCCCTGCCCCGCGCCCGCCGGATGATCCGAACAAGACCCAGCACCGCCCCAGCGTGCTCTTCAATGGCATGGTGGCTCCGCTGATCCCCTACGCGGTGAAGGGTGCGATCTGGTACCAGGGAGAGTCGAATCAGAAGCGCGCCTTCCAGTATCAAGAGCTGCTGCCAACAATGATCAATGACTGGCGCAAGCAATGGGTGGACGCCTTCTCCTTCTACATCGTGCAGCTGGCGAATTTTGGAAACGGCAAGCCTGTAGCCACGGACCCTGGGGTGCCGGACACCTGGGCGGAACTGCAGGAGGCGCAAACGCTGACGGCGCAGACGCTGGACAAGTGCGGGATCGCCATCATCAACGACATCGGCGAGCAAAATGACATTCATCCGAAGAACAAACAAGAGGTGGGACGCCGCCTGGCGCTGTGGGCACTGGCGAAGGACTATGGCAAGTCGGGCGCGGAATACTGCGGTCCGCTTTACCTTTCCTCCGTGGTGCAGGGAGACAAAGTGCGCGTGCAGTTTACGCACACGGGCTCGGGCCTGAAGACCCGCGATGGCGGGGAGCCGAAGAGCTTTCAGATCAGCGGAGCGGATCAGAAATGGGTGTGGGCCAAGGCCAAGATCGAAGGCAATGAGGTCGTGGTATGGAGTGAGAGCGTGCCGCAGCCGGTGGGTGTGCGCTACGCGTGGGCGAGCTGGCCGGAGGGTGCCAATCTCATGAATGCAGAAGGACTGCCTGCCTCGTGCTTCCGCACGGATGACTTTCTGCCGTCCACGCTTGGCGTGGTGTCTCCCTTCAAGGAGAATGCGCCGGCGAAGTCCGCACCTGCCAAACCGTGA
- a CDS encoding SAM-dependent methyltransferase: MHLFLSDPDTVPFLADELRRAAPDAVQHEMAGLGLAAELPLEGLLLAFARQTLPDASEVTAASINGWADRIIDAVAGVFPDDQPWRLHLWPQYGEGKAGLHRCELIRAALVERLKKKRRHLLRAMIDTDEVFDAQTSLVQCLLTGPEAGWISAVAAPRAHALRCLISSFPRGEVPLADDKSAPSRAFTKLVESEQRLGRRIERGQTCVDLGASPGSWSYVGIQRGARVIAIDRSELREDLMRNPRLQFETADAFKYKPPQTVDWLVCDVIAAPQRSIDLLLEWLREKRMRQFVVTIKFKGQDEYALLDILKREAPALCAEFHLTRLCANKNEVCAFGVA, from the coding sequence GTGCATCTTTTTCTCTCTGATCCTGATACGGTCCCCTTTCTAGCGGACGAGCTGCGCCGCGCCGCGCCGGATGCGGTGCAGCATGAGATGGCGGGGCTGGGTCTTGCGGCTGAGCTGCCGCTGGAAGGACTGCTGCTGGCATTTGCACGGCAGACGCTGCCGGATGCGAGCGAGGTGACTGCGGCCTCGATCAACGGATGGGCGGACCGGATCATTGATGCAGTGGCGGGCGTGTTTCCCGATGACCAGCCGTGGCGGCTGCACCTGTGGCCGCAGTATGGGGAGGGCAAGGCAGGGCTGCACCGCTGTGAGCTGATCCGCGCAGCGCTGGTGGAACGGCTGAAGAAGAAGCGGCGGCATCTGCTGCGCGCCATGATTGATACGGATGAAGTGTTTGATGCGCAGACATCGCTGGTGCAGTGCCTTTTGACCGGGCCAGAGGCGGGATGGATTTCTGCCGTGGCGGCACCGCGAGCGCATGCGCTGCGCTGTTTGATCTCAAGCTTTCCACGTGGCGAGGTGCCGCTGGCGGATGACAAGAGCGCGCCATCGCGCGCCTTTACGAAGCTGGTGGAGTCTGAGCAGCGGCTGGGGCGTAGGATCGAGCGCGGGCAGACGTGCGTGGACCTGGGTGCGTCTCCGGGGAGCTGGAGCTATGTGGGCATCCAGCGTGGAGCGCGTGTGATCGCGATCGACCGGTCGGAGTTGCGTGAGGATCTGATGCGAAATCCGAGGCTGCAATTTGAAACGGCTGATGCCTTCAAGTACAAGCCGCCGCAGACCGTGGACTGGCTGGTGTGTGACGTGATCGCCGCACCTCAGAGGAGCATCGACCTGCTGCTGGAGTGGCTGAGGGAGAAGCGGATGCGGCAGTTTGTGGTGACGATCAAGTTCAAGGGACAGGATGAGTACGCGCTGCTGGACATTCTGAAGCGCGAGGCTCCGGCGCTGTGCGCGGAGTTTCACCTGACGCGGCTGTGCGCGAACAAGAACGAGGTGTGCGCGTTTGGGGTGGCGTGA
- a CDS encoding amidophosphoribosyltransferase gives MSDPISHECGIAVVRLKKPLGYFYQKYGNALYGFDALQAIMTKQRNRGQDGMGIGCCKLDMPPGLPYMFRMRSTESVERIGQVFDDERKEFKRIARRIDKQRKDERDQEGKEFVSFEDDPEAIKREFEMAGEIYIGHLRYGTSGDFGKGALHPYMRRTTWPTRTLMVMGNFNLTNTRELNEIMMKRGQHPVFGTDTQSVLEEIGFQLDEAHTQLYHELRDSGIPGVDIPHHISERLDVTSVVKESAKRWDGGYSIVGVIGNGDLFAMRDPSGIRPCHYYENDEIFAIASERVALMSVFGVSEEDIHELPPAHVAVIKAAGGMTIEKFTEPRDFKPCSFECIYFSRGNDSAIYHQRKALGEQLVPQVVKAIDNDFEHTVLSFIPNTAETAYFGFLDGLRKSRRVVVKEALMDMLKRGEFDEAKLDDLVLRNWPRGEKIALKDIKMRTFIAQETGRDALVSGSYDITYGVVTSKDNLVVIDDSIVRGTTLKKSLLRILARTNPKRIIVCSTAPQIRYPDCYGIDMAELGKFIAFQAAVSLLRERGMAHIVRETYLACKEELRKPKEEMRNAVKAIYAPFTDEEISARIAQMISPEDTPWHGTVEVIYQTIPDLHSALGAEYGDWYFTGDYPTPGGFSVVNQSFILYFEAKDGRAHEALL, from the coding sequence ATGAGCGACCCAATCAGTCATGAGTGCGGAATAGCGGTGGTGCGGCTGAAAAAGCCGCTGGGCTACTTCTATCAAAAATACGGCAACGCCCTCTACGGCTTCGATGCCCTCCAGGCCATCATGACAAAGCAGCGCAACCGTGGTCAGGACGGCATGGGCATCGGCTGCTGCAAGCTCGACATGCCCCCCGGCCTCCCCTACATGTTCCGCATGCGCAGCACCGAGAGCGTCGAGCGCATCGGCCAGGTCTTTGATGACGAGCGCAAGGAGTTCAAGCGCATCGCCCGCCGCATCGACAAGCAGCGCAAGGACGAGCGCGACCAGGAAGGCAAGGAATTCGTCTCTTTCGAGGACGATCCGGAGGCCATTAAACGCGAATTCGAGATGGCCGGGGAGATCTACATCGGCCACCTCCGCTACGGTACCAGTGGCGACTTCGGCAAAGGCGCCCTCCATCCCTACATGCGCCGCACCACCTGGCCCACGCGAACACTGATGGTGATGGGCAATTTCAACCTCACCAACACCCGCGAACTCAATGAGATCATGATGAAGCGCGGGCAGCACCCCGTCTTCGGTACAGACACTCAGAGCGTTCTTGAAGAGATCGGCTTCCAGCTCGATGAGGCCCACACCCAGCTCTACCATGAGCTGCGCGACTCCGGCATCCCCGGTGTGGACATCCCCCACCACATCAGCGAGCGCCTCGATGTGACTTCCGTGGTCAAGGAATCTGCCAAGCGTTGGGACGGCGGCTACAGCATCGTCGGCGTCATCGGCAATGGCGACCTCTTCGCCATGCGCGATCCCAGTGGCATCCGCCCCTGCCACTACTACGAGAACGACGAAATCTTTGCCATCGCTTCCGAGCGCGTTGCCCTCATGTCCGTCTTTGGCGTCTCCGAGGAGGACATCCATGAGCTCCCTCCGGCCCACGTGGCTGTGATCAAGGCGGCTGGTGGCATGACCATTGAAAAATTCACTGAGCCGCGCGACTTCAAGCCCTGCTCCTTTGAGTGCATCTACTTCTCCCGTGGCAACGACTCCGCCATCTACCATCAGCGCAAGGCGCTCGGAGAGCAGCTCGTTCCGCAGGTGGTCAAAGCCATCGACAATGACTTTGAGCACACCGTGCTCAGCTTCATCCCCAACACCGCCGAGACCGCCTACTTCGGCTTCCTCGATGGCCTGCGCAAAAGTCGCCGCGTCGTCGTCAAGGAGGCGCTCATGGACATGCTCAAGCGTGGCGAATTCGACGAGGCCAAGCTCGACGACCTCGTTCTGCGCAACTGGCCGCGCGGAGAAAAAATCGCGCTCAAGGATATCAAGATGCGCACCTTCATCGCCCAGGAAACGGGACGCGATGCGCTCGTCTCCGGCAGCTACGACATCACCTACGGCGTCGTCACGTCCAAGGACAATCTCGTCGTCATCGACGACTCCATCGTCCGCGGCACCACGCTCAAAAAGAGCCTCCTGCGCATCCTCGCCCGCACCAATCCCAAGCGCATCATCGTCTGCTCCACCGCTCCGCAGATTCGCTACCCCGATTGCTACGGCATCGACATGGCCGAGCTCGGCAAATTCATCGCCTTCCAGGCCGCTGTCTCACTCCTGCGGGAGCGAGGCATGGCGCACATTGTTCGCGAGACCTACCTCGCCTGTAAGGAGGAGCTTCGCAAACCCAAGGAGGAGATGCGCAATGCCGTGAAGGCCATCTACGCGCCCTTCACCGACGAGGAAATCTCCGCCCGCATCGCCCAGATGATCAGCCCCGAGGATACTCCGTGGCATGGTACCGTCGAGGTCATCTACCAGACCATCCCGGACCTCCACTCCGCCCTCGGCGCCGAATACGGCGACTGGTACTTCACCGGCGACTACCCCACTCCTGGCGGCTTCTCCGTGGTCAACCAGTCCTTCATCCTCTACTTCGAGGCCAAAGACGGCCGCGCCCACGAGGCACTGCTGTAA